The Lemur catta isolate mLemCat1 chromosome 6, mLemCat1.pri, whole genome shotgun sequence sequence GTGGGAAGAAACAGCAGGGAGAGTTGCCAGGGCAGAGGGGCGCTTCCGCAGTAATTCTGTTCAGGGAGTTTAGGGCGGGCCCAGAAACCTGAATTTTAGCAAGCTTCCCTGGGGTCATTTTCCAGGGGGGTGTATTATTTGGTAGGAATAAATTAGCAACTGGTATTTTGGAAAAACATCAAGTAAACCATCCCAGTGTACTAAAACAAAGGTAAGAGTTAATActggtgtgggtgtgtgtgtggttctgTGTGGTGTGTACTCATTTAATCTCAACAACGACCCCATTGAAGTAGGCACtgctatccccattttagagatgaggaaattaggcctggcgcggtggctcacgcctgtaatcctagccctctgggaggctgaggcggaaggggatcgctcgaggtcaggagtttgagaccagcttgagcgagaccccgtctctactaaaaatagaaataaattatctggacaactaaaaatatatatagaaaaaattagccgggcatggtggcgcatgcctgtagtcccagctactcgggaggctgaggcaggaggatcgcttaagcccaggagtttgaggttgctgtgagctaggctgacgccacggcactcactctagcccgggcaacaaaatgagactctgtctcaaaaaaaaaaaaaagagaagaaatgaggaaattgaggcaccgTACCAGGTTGCTGCAAAGCATTTCTAGAGACTGGATTTCTGTAAGTGGCTGTGCTGGTCAGAAAGCATGCCCGTGTAAAATTTTGCTAGGTTTTAACTAATTGCCCTCCAAAGAATGACATACTTTCAAAATAGTACAGTAAATGGAAGTATCCTCTTCCACCACACTCTCCCCAGCATTAGGTTTATCCACATTTCCATTTTTTGCTTATATGGTGGATGTAAATGCTTTTTATAACATGCCCCACAAGTTATTAATACAAGGGTAATTTGATAAACACTTTTAACCAACTGACCCTGGAGTCAGAGACTCCCAGGATTAGACAGTTCACATCCTTACCTGATGCATGACATTGTGGTAGTGAGTCTCTGTCCTATGCTTACAGACTTCAGTGGGGCACGGGAGCTCACAGTTCCTCGTGATACAGTCTTCAGGCCTTTCCATCTTTGGACAGGGCAGCTCTGACTATAAGAAAGTTTTCCTGTCAGAAAACTTTacctactgtatgattccattatataagttcaaaaacaagcaaaacaatcTATAGTGAGAAGTCAGGATAGTGATTCCGTTTGAGGAGGAAGGGGGAGTGATTTTTGGAAAGGGGCAGGAGAGTGGCCTCTGGATGCTGTAAGGTTCTATTTCTTGACCCAGGTGGTACGTACATGGGTACATTCATTTTGGCtaattcatcaagctgtacacttaTGAATTATGCTTTTTGAATgtgttaaaaagtttttttttaagtagactAGCTCTGTATAAATTTGAGGGCAGCTTAAGACCCGGTGCCAATGTCTTTTAGTTCTTTTGTGGGTTCTCTAAAGAAATGCAAGAAGACCAACACGGCTGAAGGTAAAGAGGACGATCTTAGGTTGATAGCTCACACACTGATGACTCCAAGTGGAAAGGATTCTAATTCACAATGCTAATGTGAAGTTTTAGGAAAACCAATTAATTTTGCTTATTAGAACAATacatgacttaaaaaaatatgtttaaggcTAAAAGAACTCtctcaataattataaaattgccAAGGGATAAGAGAAAATCTTGGGAATCATGCCATGCAGAGTATTCAAAAGTTTGGAAGTAGATGAGATGAGCTAGAAAAGGCAGAGTGAGAAGACACAGAAGACACAGAACACAGCCCTGTGGAATCAGACATTTAAAGGTCAGGGGAGGAGGGAAACCAGGGGAGTGTGGCATCACTGAAGGTTTCAAGGAGAAATGTCCAACAGCAAAGATGACATATGGTGAGACTGAGGCCAGGCCAGAGGTCACGTCAATGGACAAGGGGACAAGTTAGGGTGCTAGCAAGTGAGTGGCTGATGCCCCATGCCGGGAGCCACAGTAACTCCGCCattggatgggggaggggtgtccTAGATCCCTTGGCTCCGAGCTCCTCCATTCCCAGTCCCTAAGTCCAAGATTTCCACCTGCCTGTTTCAGTCCTGGCATTTAAAACTGGTGCTACAGTAGTTCTTAATTGGGGGAGGGGGTATGACTCTCTCTGAAAATCTTATAAAAACTGTAAAACCCTACCATTAAAAAGATGCCCCTTCACCCGTACCTGTGCCATTGTGCAGAGGTGTCCCCTTGCTAGGACCCAAAGTGGAAGACTTCCTGATTATTGCCTCTAATCCTGCGCTCACTCCCTCACGCCCACACAACTTTCTATTTCTGCTCTTCAGTGACAGTCCTTCTCTAATCCAACACTCAGcacaaaaattcacaaaattgtTGTAGTGATTATAAGAGATAACGTCAAGGAGACAGCACCGTTTACTTGGGTACCCCCGTGGTAGATTTGGTTAAGGCATTGAGGAGGAAGAATTTTAGCCAGAACCTGAAGGATGTATCTGACTAAACAGTAgctcaaaggaaaaacagaacaaaacttcCCTGAAGGAAATGGGGTTAGGGAGGTGAGATATGGGTGATTCCCCGCCCCCTTTTCTCCTGGAGACTTTAAACAGGATTGTTCTTGAATTGTCTCAAACCCTGAAACCATCAGCAAACACTGCTGGGCTCCACGTTCAAGTCCAATCTTGAATCTGGCTGcttcacctcctctcctgccctccttcccaaAAGCCAGTTGGATCATAGCATTCCTCTGCTCACATTCCACAATGGCTGGCTTCCTTGCTCACCCAAAAGTCCAAAAGTCCTTCACTGCAGAACTACCCCACCTACTACAGGATGTTTAGGGTCCCTGGCTCTAGCCCCTTAAGGTGCCAGTGGTGGTGGGGAGATGCGTATCACTGTGACATCCAAATATGCTCCCACCCTTAGTGCCCTCCTGCTTGACTTCAGAAGCTGCGTTCCCAGCCAGAGAAGTCCATCTTATGCTGACTCAGGCACAAATTCCCACACCAACCACTAGGTCCCTGACAGGTCCTGGCTAGTCCCAACTACCTGAAGCAGGAAGGCAGGGGAATTTGAGCAGAAAGAGACTGTTTCTGTTTCAGGTTGGTTTCTGTCAGTGCCTGGGAAGGCTGGAATGCTCTCCTGCAAGAATGACATGTCCCCACACACTAAAAGTTCTGTGTTTTGATGGAGCAATAGAAACTTAGACTCCATGCTCCATTTACTTCTTGAGGAACTCATGCTGCCTTTTTCAGTCATTTTGGCCACAGAGACATTATTTAAcatcatttaataaaaaagtaGTGTAAACAGGAAAGTAGCACAAAAACATAGTGTTGCCATGGAAGGCTGAAGCCAAAGGAGGTGGTGGATTAGGGGAGCAAGTATTCTTCCAAGGCAGGGAGAGAGTCACCGGAGGGGCAGAGAACCAAGAGAGACACTCTTGGTTCTGAGACCCCCTGATATAGGGCTCTTTAGAGCTGGTGCCACACCACAGATACCAGCCTAAGGGGATGAGACGATGAACTCCAGCTGCTGCTCCCAACAGTGCCTGTCCAAGAGGGTGATTTTGGGCCACGTGCCCTTGTCTGCCTATGTGTGTAGAAAGCACCAAAAGGCTTACCATCGCCCAAGGCCTCCCTGAGGCCTGGTTTACGGCCTGGCATCCCGAGGCCGTGCATTGCTCTGGCCTGGAATCTTTGTATCCTCCATCACTCGTCACCTTCCTACTGCCAGAGCAGGGTGCCAGTGCCTGTTGGCTCCACTATATGATACTCTCTCACACGTCTCAATATACTAGTttggctaaaagaaaaaaaaaaatctgctcagCCACACGCTACCCTTCCCCGACCAGTGGCTTTCTCCCTGCTCTCCTAACAACAGtctctgaggccttcattttctCCTCCGGCTGACACTCTTCAGTTCATCCAGTTCCTTCTCCATTAGGTGGGATTCAGCAGTGGTCTCTGAAAGCTGAAAGTAAAGCAGCAGGCTGTTACGAATGGCACTTCTGGGCTATGCTCTGGGTTGTCAAGGCCAGCCCTATGCACTGAGGAAGAGCCCCTGCATTTCTCTGACACTGCTGCCTCCACGGTGGGAACCCTGACAAGATAAGCCAGGACCACAAGTACTTGGAGAATATTCACAATCCACTCTGTCAACAATCTGTCACCTATGATGGCATGGGACTCCCTGTGTGAAGGACAGCAGGCCTCAAAGGATGAAAAAGACAGATATTGGTGACTCTAAGGCTACGGGATTAGAGATTAAGTTGCTTTTGTAGCTCACATAATGGcaacttagggaaaaaaatgcttgaaaaagAATGCCACTCTCCTCATCAGGATCTTTTAATGAACTTTAGAGTAGAAGGTGGGAGACACTCACGATAGGGACAGAGAGACATCAGCTCTGTAAAGTACGGGTCAGCTTTCTGGGAAATAAGGGCTACATTTCCTGAGTGATGCACTCTGCCAGGTGCTTTCCTTGCACTAATGCACTACAAGTTAGACACTACTACTATATTATGCCCATTTCATTGCTGAAGAGACTAAGCCACAGAGCGGCTGGGCAAGAAACCCAGGCTGTTCCGCTCTTACACCCTCAGCGTGTGCCTCCTCTCGATCCTCTTTCACGTGCTCTCTAGACCCAACATACTGCTGGTTCTTAACAGCAGACAACTGGTGCCAACGCAGTGGCAGCCCCTCAGCAGGTCTGTGCCGGCTACTGATTGAGGCCCACTTGGTATGTGACACCTCCAAGCAATGAGCAGGCTGTTCCCTTTTCCTGGAATGTCTTCGTCCCAACCTCAGTTCCTGCTGTTATTCTTATGCATTCAGCTCAAATATCCCTTCCTCTGTGAAGCTCTCCTGACTTGACAAGATTacctaatctctctctctctctctctcatcctatGCCAGACCCAGAACAGACTCTAACTTTTGCCCTTGCCACAGGCACTGTAATCATGTTGATTGTCCATCTCCCCCTCTAGACTGTGAGCCCTTAAGGGGTGGGGACTGTGtctcttttgtgtgtgtctgtgcacacaaAGCAATGTACCTGGGCACACTGGCGTTAAGGAGACGCCTGTTGGATTAAATGACACGAGGTGGAGCCACCCAGGAGAACCTAGGCATCCCTTTCCCATTACCTGCCTCACCATGTCTAGCAGGATGTCCACTTTCAGCCGCAGGAGATTGTTCTCTTCTTCCAACTGCTGGTTCCGCCTGCGAAGGCGCTGAGCCTCCCTCCGGTCCACACCTCCACTAATCCCCATCTCTGGGGGAAGGACAGAACCAATGGTTAAACCAGTAGAAAGGGGTTTCCTTCTAGAATCTTGTTTGACAAAACGGTAGGAAATGCAGCCCACCTGCTATCCACTGGCCATTTTCAAACTTCAGGCTTTGCCCTGTCAGGTTCATAGTGGGGGTTCCGTAGTCAAGGCCCAGCTCCACCTCCCGGGTTGAACGATCCAACTGTGGGCAAGACACCGTGTGACAGCTTCAGCAGGCCGCAGAGTATGGAACCTAGTCCCAGCTCCTCTTCCACTAACTCTGTGACCCCAACAACTCATTTCTTTTATGTGATCATTACCAGGCagctttaatgattttttttaaaaggccagaaaatcaaataatgtacaaaaaatttttaaattacaagagAGAATAAATGTACATTAGATGCTTTACACATTAGATGTTTTCCAAAAAAGCTATATATGCTGAAATTTGTAAGTTGAATTATTTTGTATCTACTAGACACGTAACAGTTTAAAGAATCCAACTGTAAATCtttaataaagtgaaaaatctctTTTCAATGTCATAAGCCCCTAAGATATCACTTGCTTCATATGAAGCTACCTGTGTCATGGAAAAGACATAAAATTCTAACACTCAATTAGTAGTAGCACTTGCTTATTAATGTGTGACAGTacagtttatatgtttatatacaacTCACTGAGCACCCACCCTGAGTCAGGACTAGGTGCTGGGTATTCAGTGATCACTATGACTAGCTCTGCCTCAAGAGCAGCTGGACAGGAGGAGTCCTTCAGGTATGTGCCTAAGTGTCCCTTTCTCAGGCCTCCCTTGACCTTCCTATTTAAAATGACAACCCCATTCCCACCACCTGGCCATTCTCTACCCCAAGCCTACGCTTAGTTTTGCTCCACAGAACTTATCACCATCTGATACAAACTTATTTTCTATACCCTTCCCTGTTAAAATATTTGCTCCATGAAAGCAGAGATGTGAGTTTTCCTGTCCTTGCCTTAATCCGCTTCTGTATACCCAGTGCtaagaagagtgcctggcacacagagagTTATCAATTAATAGCTCTTGAATTAATGAACAGGGAAGAACATTCTAGACAGACGGAATAGCATGTACAAAGGAGGCTCACATGAAGCTTGGGTGGCTGTAGCATAAGGTGTGTAGAGGGCACAGGCAGGGAGGAGAGCTGGGACAACATTGTGACAGGCCTTTTGTGCCACTGTCACTAACTGGGACATTATCCTGTGATAATGGGGGACTTCGTCCCTACCACAGCTTTTCATGCCTGTCAGCATGTGTAAAACACTGCTAAGAGTACTGACTCCATGTCACAGTCAGAGACGGATGTCATGTAAGCATGCTGCTGCTCTTAACATCGTGGGGTTCAGAGAGGCTGTCCAGAGAGACTGCCAGGTAcatctgcatttttttaatttttatttttaattattataggtacataatagttgtataaaCACATGGGGTACATGTGTTaatttgatacaggcatacagtgtaTAATAAtccaatcagggtaattggggtatccattgcctcaagcatttatcatttctttgtgttaggaacattccaattccactcttttagttattttaaagtattccaTAAcatattgttgactatagtcactttgttgtgctattaaATATTGTTCACTCATTTGATACAtggcagggaggaaagggagcCTCAAGGCCTGAGAGCCCCAGAAACTGGGACCCCCGGGCCTACGCTGGCCTGCTGCACAGGACACCCAGCCCTGGCCAGTGGGGCTCCCCGACCACGAGTTTAACTGGGGACTGGGACAATGGACCCCATGATCCAAAAGCTGGGCTTAATGCTCAGCCTAACAGCCTGGCTGTTCTACCCTATTCACCTGTAAAGGACCAGCTTTGCAGGAAAAGGTCAGATAGAGATCCAGGGTACCTCACTTTTTGGTGTGTGACAGCCAGCAACAGATAATAGGATTACGGTAGAGATTAGAACCCAGTATTTGGTCACAGATGCTCAGAAGACTTCAGCAAAAAAGTGAGGGTGATTGTGTATATGGGGTCTGTCGCGGATGGAGGGGAAGCATCTCACAGCTGGGAATAGAAAGTGATTTCCATGAGTTCTGACtttatgtaatataattttttaaactcataGAGCTTATCCATTCAAGTGGGTAGTAAGTTGCTTTGGAAAGTTATCATTTAATCCAATGCTATTGTCATTGCTCCCAAAATTTTTAGAACATCTCAACTGTTTTAGGAGCTGTGACATATCCATTTGAATGCCATAAATGGTGGCAAACCATCATCCTTTGAGAACGAATTTGATTCTTAAACATGACTAAAATCAATTCCTGGCCAAGTCTTGGGAATAAGTGGACATCAAATTGGATGATATTCTTTGGAGCcaaaaatcataatgaaattGACTGTCTTATTAGGTTCTTGGATAAGCTCTGACAATAATTCCTATATAGGAGTTCCAAAATGCTCTTAGCAATAGCAAGGATATGAATTGAAAGGATGCCCTCCTATGACAATGCCTCTGGAGGAGCACACTTTCCACTCAGAGACCAGGCGTAGCACTTGTCACACTCACACCAGGCTGAGCCCAGTACTGACACTCACGGAATGCAGGTTGGAGAGAGAAGCAGACTTCCGAGGAGGCGTCTTTTTCGGACTGAATGTATTCCCAAACAGAGGCATCTTTGGCCTAATGAAGGAAAGGCCAATGCTCCCTTCTCCTAGGGTCAGAAAAAGTCAGAGGTACAAATAGTTGGATCAGTGACTTTATGCCATTGTCCTCAAactatgaaaacatattttatcatGTTGCTATTAATGATCCTGGTGCTATGGTTTAAAAATGCttgccaaaactcatgttgaaatttaattgccattgtgaatGCTATTAAAAGGTGGGAGCTTTAAAAGGTGACTGGGCCATTGAGAGCTCTGTGAATGGATTAATACCATTATCATGGGAGTACATTAGTTGCTCGGGAGTGGGCTCTCGATAAAAGGATAAGTTCGGCAGCCATTCCCTCTGTCTCGTGCACATGCTcgccatgtgatgccttctgccatggatGACCCTCACCAAATaccagtgccatgctcttggacttcccagcctccagaaccatagGCCAATTAAacttcttctttataaattacccagtctgtggtattctgttataccagcagaaaacagattaagacaCCTGGTAAAAACCTCCCATGTGTTGAATGCTCAAGATGTGCAAAGATCTTTGCACGCGAtatctcatttaactcttacAACCACCCTCTGACTAGCTCCCCTTATTctctccatttgacagatgaggttTAGAAACACTAAGATCTTAAGTGAGAGCCAGTATTTGAACCCAGGAATGTGTGGCCCTACAGTTTGTGTTAACAGGTAAGTTTGTCATAAGTTGGCATCACCAGCTTTATAGTCTAGAGCAAGGCATGCAATCTCTACTTATTCCTGTACACTGGTAAGAATCACACTTGGAGCAACAGCCTCTGCATATACTcgattttaaagaaataaagctataCGTATAGTTCACTTCCAGACTGATAATAGTGACCCTCACTTGGTCCATATGTCAAAAGGCCACCTGTCTGGTATGGGAGGTGAGGTGTCCTAACAAAGAGGTAGGTTCACAACATGGCAGAGGTGACAATGGCACCTTGATCCTGTACATTTGCATTCAGCATATTGTAACTTATTGCAATTCTCATAGGCCTAGTTAAGCAGATTTACTGATATCACCCAGATTTTGGGGAGAGGAACAGTAGGGAGaagcaaactttttatttaaagataatataaatacagaaaagtctACAAAACATCAGTGTAAGGCTTGGTGAGTTttaactacacacacacacacacacacacacacacacacacacacaaccacctTCCAGATCAGGATACAGAACATTTCAGCATCCCATAAGCCTCATCCAACAACTTTACATACATGGACTCATATGGTATGGCCTCTTTTGCGCCTGGCTTCTTACATTCAACATcatgtttgtgagatttatccatgttgttgtgtgtaGTTGTAGTTTgttgctatataatattccactgtgtgaacACATCAAAATTCATTTGTCTATAGATAATGAACATTTGGACTGTTTCTAGTTTTTAACTATCAAAAATAGTGCTGCTAAGAATATGCTTGGACATGGATTTctgtacacatatgtatacttTTCTAGTTCCACACTTAGTGGTAGAATTATTGATTCAGAGTATTCATATATTTAGCTTTAATAGATATTGTCAAATCGTTTTCCAAAGTGCTTGTACCAGTTTATACTCCTACCTGCAGTGTACAAGAGATCTTTGTCAATAtctggcattttctctttttcattttaccCATTCTGGCAGGTATGCAGTGGTATTGCattgtttaatttgctttttctcagTAACTAATTaaattgagcaccttttcatatactcCTTTACTCCTTGGACATATATGGATATTCTCTTTTGTGACATGCTTACTTAagtcttttgccatttttctattgggttgtctgtcattttcttattgatttgtaagggTTTTTTATACACtgctggatacaagtcctttgtaaCATATATATACAGTACTGAAAACATCTTctcccaatctttttttttttttctttttttgcttattggtttcctttgagtttttttttttttctttttttcttggagacagggtctcactttgtcacctaacctggagtgcagtggtacaatcaatcatagctcactgcagcccagaactcctgggatcaagccaatcttcctgccttagcctccaaagtagctgggactacaggtgtgtgccactgtgcccagctaatttttaaattttttgaagagacaaggtcttgctttattgcccgggctgatcttgaactcttggcctcaggcaatcctccggcctcaggctcccagagtgatgggattataggcataagccactggaCCTGGCCCCTTATTGGTTTCTTTTGATCaatgaagttcttaattttaatgaaacccaatttattatttttttaataattagtgTTTTgtgtcacatttaaaaatttttgcctgCCCCAAGGCCatgatgatttattttatgttaacttctggtaattttattgttttacctgTCACATTTGGGTCCATAAttcatctggaattaatttttgtatacggtGTGAGACATGGACTAGGGttcattttttcctgtatattactCAATTTTAATTTATGGCACACATAGTAGCTTAAAAATATTGCTTCTGAGAAACTGTAGACTCAtgataacaacaataaaagcaccagtaaacaaaaagaaaaagcagaactCTCATTTTTCCTCCTCCTAGGTATAAAGTCTTCCTTCACcacattgtgaaataaaaataaagaaactggcCAAAAATGTCAAAGGGGGTCTTTTCAAGACTATTTAAAACAAggttttggccgggcacggtggctcacgcctgtaatcctagcactctgggaggccgaggtgggtggatcactcgaggtcaggagttcaagaccagcaagagtgagaccccgtctctactaaaaatagaaagaaattatctggccaactaaaatacatatagaaaaaaaattagccgggcatggtggcacatgcctgtggtcctagctactcgggaggctgaggcagtaggatcgcttaggcccaggagtttgaggttgctgtgagcaaggctgatgccacggcactcactctggcccgggcaacaaagcgagactttgtctcaaaaaaaaacaaaaaacaaaaaacaaaaaaaaaacaaggttttATATCAACTATCATTAAAAGATAATTCACAGTAGAAATCATTACAATCAGCAAGATGTGCATccaataagaacatgaaaactACTATGCTGTTTTCATCAAGGTAGAAATTAATTTCACTAAACTTATGATAAAAGTTTAGAAGCTTCTTTGGAAGTTTCATAATACACAATACagcaatatatgtatatacaatttataaataaataaataaaaataaagattttgggGTGTGTGGTCATGACAGTTTT is a genomic window containing:
- the CBY1 gene encoding protein chibby homolog 1 isoform X5 is translated as MPLFGNTFSPKKTPPRKSASLSNLHSLDRSTREVELGLDYGTPTMNLTGQSLKFENGQWIAEMGISGGVDRREAQRLRRRNQQLEEENNLLRLKVDILLDMLSETTAESHLMEKELDELKSVSRRRK
- the CBY1 gene encoding protein chibby homolog 1 isoform X3, with the protein product MPLFGNTFSPKKTPPRKSASLSNLHSLDRSTREVELGLDYGTPTMNLTGQSLKFENGQWIAEMGISGGVDRREAQRLRRRNQQLEEENNLLRLKVDILLDMVRQLSETTAESHLMEKELDELKSVSRRRK
- the CBY1 gene encoding protein chibby homolog 1 isoform X1, which gives rise to MTSGEGSIGLSFIRPKMPLFGNTFSPKKTPPRKSASLSNLHSLDRSTREVELGLDYGTPTMNLTGQSLKFENGQWIAEMGISGGVDRREAQRLRRRNQQLEEENNLLRLKVDILLDMVRQLSETTAESHLMEKELDELKSVSRRRK
- the CBY1 gene encoding protein chibby homolog 1 isoform X2, coding for MTSGEGSIGLSFIRPKMPLFGNTFSPKKTPPRKSASLSNLHSLDRSTREVELGLDYGTPTMNLTGQSLKFENGQWIAEMGISGGVDRREAQRLRRRNQQLEEENNLLRLKVDILLDMLSETTAESHLMEKELDELKSVSRRRK
- the CBY1 gene encoding protein chibby homolog 1 isoform X4; amino-acid sequence: MTSGEGSIGLSFIRPKMPLFGNTFSPKKTPPRKSASLSNLHSLDRSTREVELGLDYGTPTMNLTGQSLKFENGQWIAEMGISGGVDRREAQRLRRRNQQLEEENNLLRLKVDILLDMVSFQRPLLNPT